In Dermacentor andersoni chromosome 11, qqDerAnde1_hic_scaffold, whole genome shotgun sequence, the sequence ATTTTTTTCACACATTCCGTACTTCGAAAAGACTGACCTCCACGCAGTGGGAAAGTGTCACTCTTCCGAAGCAATTTTCTTGCACAAGTGAAATTTGTGCATAATGAGCGAACATAGACTCCAGGAGATccaaaccaatgcgaaaattaCCCATCACGGCCTGGTCACACGGAACTTGACGTATGTTAGGACGGCGTCACATTTTGTGGCTTACAGAAAGAAGGTAGAGTGCAATACGTGTATTTCATTGGCAGTATGAGAAGTAAGGACCCACAGAAATTTAAACTGGCCACATGCATTGTCTGCACGAACAAGAAGTAGCCTATAATTTCCCTCATTATTTGAACTACATGCCGAATGAGGGAGCATATTCCTATAGCGATTACAAGCGCATATAATGTGCCTGTCGTAATACTGTGCGTGATATTCATATCCACAGAAAATCACGGCGAGTATTAGGACACTATTTTGACACAATAGCAACGCAAGGAACCAACCATTCATAAAAAAACAACTTACTAGCACTCTTCATCTCGAGGGAGGCTACCAGTTGGTACTTAATTAGCATTTAGTAGTCTATACTTCTACTACTGCTATTACTAAATACATTTTGCCGGcgaaacaaataacattgctcCTCGTCTATAATACAGGTGCCCAAACACTTTCACATACCGAAGATGAGCCTAAAGCAAGGTAACTGAGCGTTTGGTACCGTCTACACTCCAAAATTCAGATAAAATAGAGGAGTTAAGCCTTCTTCAGTACGGTATCTTAGTAGCGGTGCATCAAAACGCAATAAGACGTTACATGCGTGCATCCTTTTGCCATCATTGCTCTTGAAATCTGATAAAACATCACGGCTGAGTCTTGGCTGTATGTGTCCACAAAGTAAAGAGTGCACAAAATGTATAGCCCAACAAACGTGTACTAAACCCATTCAGTACAAGTGTTTCGCCGACAGCATGCAGATGGCTGTCGTCATGACGAATGGGTTGGGCGATACTGCTCCTATGTCAGTCCGCTCAGGTTTGCACAGAACTGGTTTGCTCATGCGAACCTGCTCAGAAAATAAGGGGAAATATTTGTGCTTACCTGCTCTCAATAGAAAACGTGAAAAACTTCGCAGAGCCGGAATTCCCGGTGTTAGCCCACCGCAGAGCCGCGCGACACATATGAAGCCCCGACttagccatcttcgtctaatACTTTGTTCAGGCTGGCTTCCAGCGTCTTCCGTTCGTTGCACGCCTGATCAAACTTGtctgtcttatctttcccatcttcatgCTTAGGacgacaaccgaagcagatgCCCAAGTCAACGCcacatagcacaaggcctgttcactccgatccatgacgtcacgatacctggcccgaaatttccattgacaaggctggcgtgatgaaagcggtgacgtcaaaatcactgttgcctactcgggagcatccccattatattctatggcaatcgggccaagtaacatgacgtcatggattggagtgaaaaggccttgtgctatcaagTTGGCGTTGCCCAAGTGCGATCCAACTTGTCATATCGCTGATCGAGTGGCAAGGCTGAACGGCGGTAAGCTCAACGGGAGCACGAAGATGACCACTTCCCGCGCTTCGCCCGATTTAGAATTCacaaagagagaaataaaaaaaataagttagGATGTCCGGCAACCACTTGGAGCGCGCGTGTTCCTTGAAACAGAAACTATCACTCCCTTTCCGGGGGGTTGTCGTGAgcgtctctgccgaatttttatcGAAAAGCGGTGGCGTAAACACGCGAGATAAAAATACGTCCTATACCGCAGCGCGTGTTAAGTTCTCCAAGAACGCTAACCGCATCAACGCGCAGCGGTGTTTAAAATGCATCGCCATCAGATGAACGCACCACCAACTATCCCGCCAGCAAGCCTCATTTAAGTTTCAAGTAAAATCTTCTGCAGGGACCCTCCACGCTCACCTACTTTTATTCTGAAGTCAAACAGCTCGCGATGACTTTCTCTCCGCAGGTCCAGCGACTGGGCGGGTCGCATCAAGAGCTGGTTCGTTGAGTACGTCGACTACCCGCCGGTGAACGTGAGCCGCTACATGGCCGGTCCTCAAACGATGGTGGGCCACTTCACCCAGGTTGTGTGGGCCAAGACCGGCTACGTTGGCTGCGGCTTCATCGAGTACGGCAACGTACTGTCGACCAACCTCACGAACATGCAGTACTACGTGTGCAACTACGCCGTGACCGGAAACACGTGGAACAAGCCCGTGTACCGCGCCGGCAAGACGTGCTCCGCGTGCCCCAATGGCACCGCGTGCGTCGTGGCCACGGGACTCTGCTCCAGGACGATCCCTAGGAAGCAGAAAGGAAAAGATGGcggccgtgacgtcacgacaagaGCGCCCGTAACTGGAAAGAAGGAAGACGGCGGCCCACTGCCGGAAGCATATGGCAGCACTAAACGAACGACTGGCGGGAAAAACGAGAAGAATAGGAATGCCACGTCCAAGGAAAATCGCGCCGGGAATTCTGGCGCGTACCAATTGTTACTCGCACTGATTGCGCTATTGGTTCTTttgattttattatttcttttatttggaGCACGTAGATCAACGGAAGAGCGCAATAAAACGGCCTCGTAGGCTATTTCGAGGTTAAGGACGGATAACAATAAAAGTCGGACCTGATTAAAGACGTGCATTTAAAAGTTGTGATAACTTGTGAAACAAAAGAGCCTATATTACAAGGAAGGTACGCATTTGTAAAGTGCGCTACCTTAACGATGGAGACATACGAAAATGAAGCACACAGCAACACGTGATGGAGCTAAAGATatggtgaagacgacgatgaaggtgAGGACGAAGACTAATAATCAAGTACAACTAATGTTTTCTCCTCAATACTCATTTCTGCCACGCTGTTATATCCATCATGAATCGGAGGCAGCTTGCCAAAATTACTTTTTTATATATAGCTTATTCTACAGTAATGCCACAGTACATGTGAAATAACTGAACACATGTTCCGCCACATAAACCTGAGGATAAAGCTTgttaatgtttgtttgtttttgggtGTGTTAAAACGGGACATGAAGTTCTCACAACCTTGTTCAGTCCTTCCTCCGATATATGGATGCGATTAATTCTGCAAGCCATTGTCTGCGCCGCTATAAAACCCGTTCTGTTCCGCGAAGACGCAAACGAACGGAATATTgggcagcatttcttttttctgtaaggATACTTCACGTAAATCTTAGAACATGGTGCCGGATGGAGCACATGTTTTAtttgttggatggatggatggatggatggatggatggatggatggatggatggatggatggatggatggatggatggatggatggatggatggatggatggatggatgggtgggtgggtgggtggatggatggatggatggatggatggatggatggatggatggatggatggatgggtgggtgggtgggtggatggatggatggatggacggacggacggacggacggacggacgggtggatggatggatggatggatggatggatggatggatggatgggtgggtgggtgggtgggtggaaggatggatggatggatggatggatggatggatggatggatggatggatggatggatggatggacggacggacggatggacggacggatggatggatggatggatggatggatggatggatggatggatggatggatggatggatggatggatgcatgcatgcatgctatgagcgtccccttcggaaaggggtggtgggttgcgccactaagctcttcttattatattgcctaatgccaTACCTATTTaaagaagataaaaaagaaagaaaaacccaagatgaattcccataaccaaattttctgaccccctattgtgaactttgtttttgtatgtctccattttttgtcgtttccctacttttcttccaatgGCCTCTTACTTaactctattgcagacatgtttactttctccctactctcgctgaacccaagggcatcaaggaggccagtggtgcagaaatggaccgctgggcagacgtctgcacattataataaaacatgctccatcgtttccctagctttaccgcagcaagcacatgcttcttccttcttatatctcgctttataggtgcgcgttctaaggcatcctgatctcgcttcgaaaagtaatgagcttctcattattataaattgtttctttatttcgtttctcCCTCTGAAGTAGTtagtcatggcaggtttcttttccattgccggcacccatgagattatttcagcctctctgactttccacttgacgttctttgttgctgtgttgctcaccctaaagccctcatacttgctggtaagcttcctagttcttttcctccactgcgaatcaatctttttcctgtacaaatacctcaacactctcccagcccatttactttcttccatatcccTCAGTCGTACTTCATAACCAATTTTagtgtgagcttccctcactctaaagcttgtccagcccatatcaccctgcacagcatCATTTGTAGtcgtcccgtgagcgcccaatgctagCCGTCCACTGACCTCTGTTTGACATCGAGCCCTGACTGTACCTCTGAtctcaagcaaacaaccgcatttccaaaagtaagtcctggaaccattacaccttcccACATACCCCGGAGTCCATTgtgcctattgtatccccatagcgctctgtgcttcattatggctgcatttcgcttccctttaactgttattgttttttcctgcgtttccataAATCTaatgccttcgtttattcatacaccaaggtacttatattcttttacccgacgtatttcctggccctgtgcTGCCACTGTCCACTGTTTTCACAGCTTCACAGCTGTCCAGATTCGCAGATTTCACAGATTCACAGATGAGCAGCACGCGCCATCTAGCGCGAGTTTCTGAAACCTACTCTTATGGGCGGCAAGTGCAAAGTGCTGGAGTGGGGAAATTCTGCCCGAGACCGAGTCATCGACTGGCCACTTCTGTTGCGCCAAACACGGACCATTTCCGCAGTCTATTCACACGGGTTGCGAATGTAGGGAAAGGGAAGCATTACAGAATTTGTCAGGGACATTGGTAACAACAGAGAGGAGGCAGAGTGGGAAAATGGGAGTGATGGGGAGAACAAcactggaaaaaaaatttaattttgcgtGTATATCATATTGCGTTCTATCTCACTCCTataacccttttttttttcgcctattATAGTCGAAGTTTTCGGTTTAGTTTAAGCACAATTCACGTTATTTTCGTTTCAGTCTTAGGTCTATTTACGATGTCACTTATTACATTTACTGAATTTCCTATTTCCGGTGGCATTTAAATCAATCGCACCGTGGTGACGTCTTTCATCGTAGGCTTCACGAGGTGCTTGCACTTTTGTAGCGCACAGTTTAAGAATTTCGGAGGTGTTCTCAAATGACCTTTCTTACACCAGCCACTGAAACCGACAACGACTTGCGCAGCAACACTTTATGATAATCTAAAGGCAACtaaaatatatatacattgttccagctttttgaagccttcaGCACCGTTTGCTACAAGGCACATTATAATTCGAAGAATAAGGacaatctttctttcttccctgaAACGTCACATATCAATATAACGCCGACATCTttcaaaatgcaagaaaaacacCCTCGCTGTCCCTCTATGTGAGTAGCTATGCAACTACGTAACTCTATGTAACGATTATTTGCCTTGTGACGCATATTTCGTAGTCTAGCAGTAAGTGCAGGTCGACCTCGACGATGCCTTCCACGTGAACGTAGACTATGAACACGGCTGACATGTAGCGGTGAGTTTTAGGGGAAGGGAAGGGGTGGAGAAGGTATCTTCATGTTCAACTCGTGT encodes:
- the LOC126539188 gene encoding scoloptoxin SSD976-like, with product MGTARHLFTALCFSTLFAAAIQECREVYRSRRPTHTACRPPNKNCTIWNRTVTARERRLILETHDHYRSTVALGNLPGFPPAADMRKLEWDDELASVAQAKAEQCTDPNGDAYHDRMADRFTTRFNRTGQNLAWRGRNFPFKSSDWAGRIKSWFVEYVDYPPVNVSRYMAGPQTMVGHFTQVVWAKTGYVGCGFIEYGNVLSTNLTNMQYYVCNYAVTGNTWNKPVYRAGKTCSACPNGTACVVATGLCSRTIPRKQKGKDGGRDVTTRAPVTGKKEDGGPLPEAYGSTKRTTGGKNEKNRNATSKENRAGNSGAYQLLLALIALLVLLILLFLLFGARRSTEERNKTAS